A genomic stretch from Apteryx mantelli isolate bAptMan1 chromosome 28, bAptMan1.hap1, whole genome shotgun sequence includes:
- the LOC106491086 gene encoding signal transducer and activator of transcription 5B isoform X1, translating to MPRSCRRVGAALARGRGAGGGSAPRPAQGRALPVQNTYDRCPMELVRCIRHILYHEQRLVREANNSPSPAGSLVDAMSQKHLQINQTFEELRLITQDSENELKKLQQTQEYFIIQYQENMRLQAQFSQLSQLGPQERLSRETTLQQKKASLEAWLHREAQTLQQYRVELAEKHQKTLQLLRKQQTTILDDELIQWKRRQQLAGNGGPPEGTLDVLQTWCEKLAEIIWQNRQQIRRAEHLCQQLPIPGPVEEMLSELNGTITDIISALVTSTFIIEKQPPQVLKTQTKFAATVRLLVGGKLNVHMNPPQVKATIISEQQAKALLKNESTRNESSGEILNNCCVMEYHQATGTLSAHFRNMSLKRIKRSDRRGAESVTEEKFTILFESQFSVGGNELVFQVKTLSLPVVVIVHGSQDNNATATVLWDNAFAEPGRVPFAVPDKVQWPQLCEALNMKFKAEVQSSRGLTKENLVFLAQKLFNSTSSHLEDYSSTTVSWSQFNRENLPGRNYTFWQWFDGVMEVLKKHLKPHWNDGAILGFVNKQQAHDLLINKPDGTFLLRFSDSEIGGITIAWKFDSPERMFWNLMPFTTRDFSIRSLADRLGDLSYLIYVFPDRPKDEVFSKYYTPVLCLSAPQATLPPEGPPTWTRLRRRPCAPSPITTCTRKTPTPCWTPRATLTWTTPWTWRGTWRSCCGAPWTVSGSPTPSRDGAGARPHAASGPGAAGTLPPGAALCSCLCAGAGGGGQGVGWFLVPEICSVLSRNAGWRLALWCLCPCIKGSGFVAWFSCMFLLRGPASALLLRARLPAPPAGLGPRSPPAPAAAPGPRPGLTFAFRRRH from the exons AGCCCCTCGCCAGCCGGCTCCCTGGTGGATGCCATGTCCCAGAAGCACCTTCAGATCAACCAGACCTTCGAGGAGCTGCGGCTCATCACGCAGGACTCGGAGAACGAGCTCAAGAAGCTGCAGCAGACGCAGGAGTACTTCATCATCCAGTACCAGGAGAACATGCGGCTCCAAG CCCAGttctcccagctctcccagctggGCCCCCAGGAGCGCCTGTCGCGGGAGACGACGCTGCAGCAGAAGAAGGCGTCGCTGGAGGCCTGGCTGCACCGGGAGGCGCAGACACTACAGCAGTACCGCGTG gagctggccgagaaGCACCAGAAGACCCTGCAGCTGCTGCGCAAGCAGCAGACGACCATCCTGGACGACGAGCTGATCCAGTGGAAGCGTCGGCAGCAGCTGGCGGGCAACGGGGGCCCCCCCGAGGGCACCCTGGACGTGCTGCAGACCTG GTGCGAGAAGCTGGCCGAGATCATCTGGCAGAACCGGCAGCAGATCCGTCGGGCCGAGCACTTGTGCCAGCAGCTGCCCATCCCGGGCCCCGTGGAGGAGATGCTGTCAGAGCTCAATGGCACCATCACCGACATCATCTCCGCCCTGGTGACCAG caccttcaTCATCGAGAAGCAGCCCCCCCAGGTGCTGAAGACCCAGACCAAGTTCGCGGCCACCGTGCGGCTCCTGGTGGGGGGGAAGCTGAACGTGCACATGAACCCCCCCCAGGTGAAGGCCACCATCATCAGCGAGCAGCAAGCCAAGGCCCTGCTGAAGAACGAGAGCACCCGCAA CGAGAGCAGCGGGGAGATCCTGAACAACTGCTGCGTGATGGAGTACCACCAGGCCACGGGGACGCTGAGCGCCCACTTCCGCAACATG TCTCTGAAGCGCATCAAGCGCTCGGACCGCCGCGGCGCCGAGTCGGTGACGGAGGAGAAGTTCACCATCCTCTTCGAGTCGCAGTTCAGCGTTGGCGGCAACGAGCTGGTCTTCCAGGTGAAG ACGCTGTCCCTGCCCGTGGTGGTGATCGTGCACGGGAGCCAGGACAACAACGCCACGGCCACCGTGCTCTGGGACAACGCCTTCGCGGAGCCG ggccgggtgccctTCGCCGTGCCCGACAAGGTGCAGTGGCCGCAGCTCTGCGAGGCGCTCAACATGAAGTTCAAGGCCGAGGTGCAGAGCAGCCGCGGGCTGACCAAGGAGAACTTGGTGTTCCTGGCGCAGAAGCTCTTCAACAGCACCAGCTCCCACCTGGAGGACTACAGCAGCACCACGGTGTCCTGGTCCCAGTTCAACCGG GAAAACCTGCCCGGGAGGAATTACACCTTCTGGCAGTGGTTTGACGGTGTCATGGAGGTGCTGAAGAAGCATCTGAAGCCGCACTGGAATGACGG GGCCATTCTGGGCTTCGTGAACAAGCAGCAAGCGCACGACCTGCTCATCAACAAGCCGGACGGGACCTTCCTCCTGCGCTTCAGCGACTCGGAGATCGGCGGCATCACCATCGCCTGGAAGTTCGACTCCC CCGAAAGGATGTTTTGGAACCTGATGCCGTTCACGACCAGGGACTTCTCCATCCGCTCCCTGGCCGACCGCCTGGGGGACCTCAGTTACCTCATCTACGTGTTCCCCGACCGGCCCAAGGACGAGGTCTTCTCCAAGTACTACACACCGGTTCTCT GTTTGTCAGCGCCTCAGGCGACTCTGCCCCCGGAGGGGCCACCTACATGGACCAGGCTCCGTCGCCGGCCGTGTGCTCCCAGCCCCATTACAACATGTACCCGCAAAA CCCCGACCCCGTGCTGGACCCCGAGGGCGACTTTGACCTGGACGACACCATGGACGTGGCGAGGCACGTGGAGGAGCTGCTGCGGCGCCCCATGGACAGTCAGTGGATCCCCCACGCCCAGTCGTGACGGGGCGGGCGCCCGGCCCCACGCCgcctccggccccggcgccgcggggactCTGCCGCCGGGAGCAGCGCTGTGTTCGTGTCTctgtgccggggccggggggggagggcagggagtggGGTGGTTTCTTGTCCCAGAGATTTGCTCTGTGCTGTCCAGAAATGCAGGGTGGCGTCTGGCTCTTTGGTGTTTATGCCCGTGTATAAAAGGCAGCGGATTTGTCGCATGGTTTTCCTGTATGTTCCTTTTAAGAGGCCCAGCTTCAGCTTTGCTTCTGCGcgcccggctcccggcgccgccggcggggctcGGACCGCGCAGCCCGCCTGCGCCCGCGGCTGCCCCTGGCCCGCGGCCCGGCCTCACCTTTGCTTTCCGCCGTCGTCACTGA
- the LOC106491086 gene encoding signal transducer and activator of transcription 5B isoform X2 produces MPRSCRRVGAALARGRGAGGGSAPRPAQGRALPVQNTYDRCPMELVRCIRHILYHEQRLVREANNSPSPAGSLVDAMSQKHLQINQTFEELRLITQDSENELKKLQQTQEYFIIQYQENMRLQAQFSQLSQLGPQERLSRETTLQQKKASLEAWLHREAQTLQQYRVELAEKHQKTLQLLRKQQTTILDDELIQWKRRQQLAGNGGPPEGTLDVLQTWCEKLAEIIWQNRQQIRRAEHLCQQLPIPGPVEEMLSELNGTITDIISALVTSTFIIEKQPPQVLKTQTKFAATVRLLVGGKLNVHMNPPQVKATIISEQQAKALLKNESTRNESSGEILNNCCVMEYHQATGTLSAHFRNMSLKRIKRSDRRGAESVTEEKFTILFESQFSVGGNELVFQVKTLSLPVVVIVHGSQDNNATATVLWDNAFAEPGRVPFAVPDKVQWPQLCEALNMKFKAEVQSSRGLTKENLVFLAQKLFNSTSSHLEDYSSTTVSWSQFNRENLPGRNYTFWQWFDGVMEVLKKHLKPHWNDGAILGFVNKQQAHDLLINKPDGTFLLRFSDSEIGGITIAWKFDSPERMFWNLMPFTTRDFSIRSLADRLGDLSYLIYVFPDRPKDEVFSKYYTPVLSKAVDGYVKPQIKQVVPEFVSASGDSAPGGATYMDQAPSPAVCSQPHYNMYPQNPDPVLDPEGDFDLDDTMDVARHVEELLRRPMDSQWIPHAQS; encoded by the exons AGCCCCTCGCCAGCCGGCTCCCTGGTGGATGCCATGTCCCAGAAGCACCTTCAGATCAACCAGACCTTCGAGGAGCTGCGGCTCATCACGCAGGACTCGGAGAACGAGCTCAAGAAGCTGCAGCAGACGCAGGAGTACTTCATCATCCAGTACCAGGAGAACATGCGGCTCCAAG CCCAGttctcccagctctcccagctggGCCCCCAGGAGCGCCTGTCGCGGGAGACGACGCTGCAGCAGAAGAAGGCGTCGCTGGAGGCCTGGCTGCACCGGGAGGCGCAGACACTACAGCAGTACCGCGTG gagctggccgagaaGCACCAGAAGACCCTGCAGCTGCTGCGCAAGCAGCAGACGACCATCCTGGACGACGAGCTGATCCAGTGGAAGCGTCGGCAGCAGCTGGCGGGCAACGGGGGCCCCCCCGAGGGCACCCTGGACGTGCTGCAGACCTG GTGCGAGAAGCTGGCCGAGATCATCTGGCAGAACCGGCAGCAGATCCGTCGGGCCGAGCACTTGTGCCAGCAGCTGCCCATCCCGGGCCCCGTGGAGGAGATGCTGTCAGAGCTCAATGGCACCATCACCGACATCATCTCCGCCCTGGTGACCAG caccttcaTCATCGAGAAGCAGCCCCCCCAGGTGCTGAAGACCCAGACCAAGTTCGCGGCCACCGTGCGGCTCCTGGTGGGGGGGAAGCTGAACGTGCACATGAACCCCCCCCAGGTGAAGGCCACCATCATCAGCGAGCAGCAAGCCAAGGCCCTGCTGAAGAACGAGAGCACCCGCAA CGAGAGCAGCGGGGAGATCCTGAACAACTGCTGCGTGATGGAGTACCACCAGGCCACGGGGACGCTGAGCGCCCACTTCCGCAACATG TCTCTGAAGCGCATCAAGCGCTCGGACCGCCGCGGCGCCGAGTCGGTGACGGAGGAGAAGTTCACCATCCTCTTCGAGTCGCAGTTCAGCGTTGGCGGCAACGAGCTGGTCTTCCAGGTGAAG ACGCTGTCCCTGCCCGTGGTGGTGATCGTGCACGGGAGCCAGGACAACAACGCCACGGCCACCGTGCTCTGGGACAACGCCTTCGCGGAGCCG ggccgggtgccctTCGCCGTGCCCGACAAGGTGCAGTGGCCGCAGCTCTGCGAGGCGCTCAACATGAAGTTCAAGGCCGAGGTGCAGAGCAGCCGCGGGCTGACCAAGGAGAACTTGGTGTTCCTGGCGCAGAAGCTCTTCAACAGCACCAGCTCCCACCTGGAGGACTACAGCAGCACCACGGTGTCCTGGTCCCAGTTCAACCGG GAAAACCTGCCCGGGAGGAATTACACCTTCTGGCAGTGGTTTGACGGTGTCATGGAGGTGCTGAAGAAGCATCTGAAGCCGCACTGGAATGACGG GGCCATTCTGGGCTTCGTGAACAAGCAGCAAGCGCACGACCTGCTCATCAACAAGCCGGACGGGACCTTCCTCCTGCGCTTCAGCGACTCGGAGATCGGCGGCATCACCATCGCCTGGAAGTTCGACTCCC CCGAAAGGATGTTTTGGAACCTGATGCCGTTCACGACCAGGGACTTCTCCATCCGCTCCCTGGCCGACCGCCTGGGGGACCTCAGTTACCTCATCTACGTGTTCCCCGACCGGCCCAAGGACGAGGTCTTCTCCAAGTACTACACACCGGTTCTCT CGAAAGCTGTGGACGGATATGTGAAGCCGCAGATCAAGCAAGTGGTGCCCGA GTTTGTCAGCGCCTCAGGCGACTCTGCCCCCGGAGGGGCCACCTACATGGACCAGGCTCCGTCGCCGGCCGTGTGCTCCCAGCCCCATTACAACATGTACCCGCAAAA CCCCGACCCCGTGCTGGACCCCGAGGGCGACTTTGACCTGGACGACACCATGGACGTGGCGAGGCACGTGGAGGAGCTGCTGCGGCGCCCCATGGACAGTCAGTGGATCCCCCACGCCCAGTCGTGA